A DNA window from Paraburkholderia sp. IMGN_8 contains the following coding sequences:
- a CDS encoding AAA family ATPase, whose product MNAPELTEDENLGLYQRATEHGAEWWRVSVADRPENYRLEHGVDAGNGTAAVDIDLVVDAENLRAKLKKWRREGFAIDSPDTANDQTALERVAFMPELERVAALASAAKHRHAAGPEETVRIGHVEVPCGVDNPLVPRINPAYLFSERFNDIVEDIAENRRVMLIGHTGAGKTSLIEQVAARSHHGVLRSNMNGQTTVGDFVGFWTVKGGETIWVDGVLPAAMREGLWLIVDEIDFAEPSILAALTAVLEPHGRLVLKEKGNEIVAPHPAFRLFATANAIGAMSQFRHLYQGANLMNEAFLDRWRVYLLDYLTPAEEADVLMRTLAPHMTRALATTLAAIAADCRAAFAREDLSSAFSTRRLLDWAELMLRTGDPERAAGPAIYAKVSPEDAALIRGIVRHHIAPAA is encoded by the coding sequence ATGAACGCGCCTGAATTGACCGAAGACGAAAACCTTGGCCTCTATCAACGCGCGACCGAACACGGCGCGGAATGGTGGCGCGTCAGCGTCGCGGACCGGCCGGAAAACTATCGGCTGGAACACGGCGTCGATGCCGGTAACGGCACCGCGGCGGTCGATATCGATCTGGTGGTCGACGCGGAGAATCTGCGCGCGAAGCTGAAGAAATGGCGACGCGAAGGGTTTGCGATCGATTCACCCGATACAGCTAATGACCAGACCGCACTCGAACGTGTGGCCTTCATGCCGGAATTGGAGCGGGTGGCAGCGCTGGCGTCGGCGGCCAAACACCGGCACGCGGCGGGCCCGGAAGAAACCGTGCGCATCGGCCATGTCGAGGTGCCGTGCGGTGTCGACAACCCGCTCGTACCGCGCATCAATCCCGCCTATCTGTTCTCCGAGCGCTTTAACGACATCGTCGAAGATATTGCCGAGAACCGGCGCGTGATGCTGATCGGCCATACCGGCGCCGGCAAGACCAGCCTGATTGAGCAGGTCGCGGCGCGCTCGCATCATGGCGTGTTGCGCTCGAACATGAACGGCCAGACTACGGTCGGCGATTTCGTCGGCTTCTGGACGGTCAAGGGCGGCGAAACGATCTGGGTCGACGGCGTGCTGCCCGCGGCGATGCGCGAAGGGCTCTGGCTGATCGTCGACGAAATCGATTTCGCCGAGCCGTCGATTCTGGCGGCGCTCACCGCCGTGCTCGAACCGCATGGGCGGCTTGTGCTGAAAGAGAAAGGCAACGAGATCGTCGCGCCGCATCCGGCCTTCCGGCTGTTCGCCACGGCGAATGCGATCGGTGCGATGAGCCAGTTCCGTCATCTGTACCAGGGCGCGAATCTGATGAACGAGGCGTTTCTCGATCGCTGGCGCGTCTATCTGCTCGACTACCTGACGCCCGCCGAAGAAGCCGATGTGCTGATGCGCACGCTCGCGCCGCACATGACACGCGCGCTCGCCACCACGCTTGCGGCGATTGCCGCCGATTGCCGCGCGGCGTTCGCCCGCGAGGATCTGTCGAGTGCGTTCTCGACGCGCCGCCTGCTCGACTGGGCCGAGTTGATGCTGCGCACCGGCGACCCCGAGCGCGCCGCCGGCCCAGCGATCTATGCGAAGGTCAGCCCGGAAGATGCCGCGCTGATTCGCGGCATCGTTCGCCATCACATCGCGCCGGCCGCCTGA